The following proteins are encoded in a genomic region of Musa acuminata AAA Group cultivar baxijiao chromosome BXJ2-11, Cavendish_Baxijiao_AAA, whole genome shotgun sequence:
- the LOC135626328 gene encoding probable CCR4-associated factor 1 homolog 11, giving the protein MSSQRGGGGGGRQHLVVRSVWAWNLEYEFSIIASLVDRFSYVAFDTEFPGFLYRTRRPHRLLPPSLRYAFLKANVDKMELVQLGLTLFDAFGDLPSIGTGGRVGYVWEFNFREFDVRRDLHAPDSVDLLRSSGIDFDRLPLYGIDSGQFAAHLYRSGLVAHCRFCRPHSTRWIAFHSCYDFAYLIKVLGFGRPLPDTLEEFLGLVNLLFGETVDLKHIMRGCKGLSGGLERVASTLGVPRQAGKSHQAGSDSLVTCQVYLKMKRRFFDDQDAKVACHRGIIYGLQAC; this is encoded by the coding sequence ATGTCTTcgcaacgaggaggaggaggaggagggcggcaaCATTTGGTGGTGCGCTCGGTTTGGGCGTGGAACTTGGAGTACGAGTTCTCCATCATTGCTTCCCTCGTGGATCGCTTCTCTTACGTCGCCTTCGACACGGAGTTTCCCGGCTTCCTCTACAGAACTCGGAGGCCACACCGTCTTCTCCCGCCCAGCCTGCGCTACGCCTTCCTCAAGGCCAACGTCGACAAGATGGAGCTCGTCCAACTCGGCCTCACCCTCTTCGACGCCTTCGGCGACCTCCCCTCCATCGGCACCGGCGGCAGGGTCGGGTACGTGTGGGAGTTCAACTTCCGCGAATTCGATGTCCGACGCGACCTCCACGCGCCGGACTCCGTCGACCTGCTCCGCTCCAGTGGCATCGACTTCGACCGGCTCCCCCTCTACGGCATCGACTCCGGCCAGTTCGCCGCCCACCTCTATCGTTCCGGCCTCGTCGCTCATTGCCGTTTCTGCCGCCCGCACTCCACTCGATGGATCGCCTTTCACAGCTGCTACGACTTCGCCTATCTCATCAAGGTGCTGGGGTTCGGCCGGCCTCTGCCCGACACCCTGGAAGAGTTCCTCGGCCTGGTGAACTTGCTCTTCGGAGAGACTGTGGATCTCAAGCACATTATGCGCGGCTGCAAGGGTCTCTCCGGCGGGCTGGAGAGAGTGGCGAGTACCCTCGGGGTGCCACGCCAAGCTGGGAAGTCGCATCAAGCTGGATCAGATAGCTTGGTGACCTGCCAAGTCTATCTGAAGATGAAGCGGAGGTTCTTCGACGACCAAGACGCCAAGGTGGCCTGCCATCGCGGCATCATCTACGGCCTACAAGCCTGCTGA
- the LOC135626329 gene encoding uncharacterized protein LOC135626329, with amino-acid sequence MGDPGAASRRKNRLPKGGSESSDLHAAARNGDLTTVESICNANPLAVNTRDRHSRTPYPFSLVLLSSIFAFVVVIMWWALRLVQNLSSEQLIAPPRTEVARFLCKNNADIGAAAAMGDTAAIHFAAQKGHLEIIRILLSSDVSVKAC; translated from the exons ATGGGAGACCCCGGAGCGGCATCGAGGAGGAAGAACCGATTACCGAAGGGGGGCAGCGAATCTTCCGATCTCCACGCCGCCGCGAGGAACGGGGACCTCACCACGGTCGAGTCCATCTGCAACGCTAATCCCCTCGCCGTCAATACTCGAGATCGCCATTCCCGGACACCGTATCCTTTCTCCCTTGTTCTCCTTTCCTCAATCTTCGCTTTTGTTGTCGTTATCATGTGGTGGGCTCTTCGCTTGGTTCAGAATCTGTCGAGCGAGCAGCTTATTGCGCCGCCGAGA ACAGAGGTAGCAAGATTTCTCTGCAAGAATAACGCCGACATTGGAGCTGCTGCTGCTATGGGTGATACAGCCGCGATCCATTTTGCTGCTCAGAAAGGTCATCTAGAGATAATTAGGATCCTATTATCCTCTGATGTCTCTGTCAAGGCCTGCTAA
- the LOC135626331 gene encoding probable CCR4-associated factor 1 homolog 11, with amino-acid sequence MSSQRGGGGGGRQHLVVRSVWAWNLEYEFSIIASLVDRFSYVAFDTEFPGFLYRTRRPHRLLPPSLRYAFLKANVDKMELVQLGLTLFDAFGDLPSIGTGGRVGYAWEFNFREFDVRRDLHAPDSVDLLRSSGIDFDRLPLYGIDSGQFAAHLYRSGLVAHCRFCRPHSTRWIAFHSCYDFAYLIKVLGFGRPLPDTLEEFLGLVNLLFGETVDLKHIMRGCKGLSGGLERVASTLGVPRQAGKSHQAGSDSLVTCQVYLKMKRRFFDDQDAKVACHRGIIYGLQAC; translated from the coding sequence ATGTCTTcgcaacgaggaggaggaggaggagggcggcaaCATTTGGTGGTGCGCTCGGTTTGGGCGTGGAACTTGGAGTACGAGTTCTCCATCATTGCTTCCCTCGTGGATCGCTTCTCTTACGTCGCCTTCGACACGGAGTTTCCCGGCTTCCTCTACAGAACTCGGAGGCCACACCGTCTTCTCCCGCCCAGCCTGCGCTACGCCTTCCTCAAGGCCAACGTCGACAAGATGGAGCTCGTCCAACTCGGCCTCACCCTCTTCGACGCCTTCGGCGACCTCCCCTCCATCGGCACCGGCGGCAGGGTCGGGTACGCGTGGGAGTTCAACTTCCGCGAATTCGATGTCCGACGCGACCTCCACGCGCCGGACTCCGTCGACCTGCTCCGCTCCAGTGGCATCGACTTCGACCGGCTCCCCCTCTACGGCATTGACTCCGGCCAGTTCGCCGCCCACCTCTATCGTTCCGGCCTCGTCGCTCATTGCCGTTTCTGCCGCCCGCACTCCACTCGATGGATCGCCTTTCACAGCTGCTACGACTTCGCCTATCTCATCAAGGTGCTGGGGTTCGGCCGGCCTCTGCCCGACACCCTGGAAGAGTTCCTCGGCCTGGTGAACTTGCTCTTCGGAGAGACTGTGGATCTCAAGCACATTATGCGCGGCTGCAAGGGTCTCTCCGGCGGGCTGGAGAGAGTGGCGAGTACCCTCGGGGTGCCACGCCAAGCTGGGAAGTCGCATCAAGCTGGATCAGATAGCTTGGTGACCTGCCAAGTCTATCTGAAGATGAAGCGGAGGTTCTTCGACGACCAAGACGCCAAGGTGGCCTGCCATCGCGGCATCATCTACGGCCTACAAGCCTGCTGA